The genomic window GAGCagatatctctgaaaaaaataataataacaatagtaacacCAAATATAATAATGTTGTTATTGTCATAGCTGGCATTTACTTAGTGCTttcaggttttcaaagtgctttaaatatattatttagccctcacaataacccaggaATGTAAATGcttttgttattcccattttacaagtaaggaaaaagttaagtaattttcccaaggtcaaacaagtattatgtgtctgaggttggattttaactcagatcttgcctccagatctggTGGTTTCTCCTACTGTCCCTCAAGGACATTTTTCTGACCTTGGAAGGAGAGTGAAAATGCAATAGGTTTGACCTAGTAGGGACACTTGCTCTGGTCTCTCCATTATAGTGATATTTCAAAgtcagaaataataaatgaaacttAGATTCTCTAAAACAACTTTATGGACTCACATAGCTCCAGTTAGAATCTATGTGAGGTACTTTTACAGTGTTTTGCAGAGCTAAATACCAACTTCTCTAAGGAATTCAGGAGTGTATATTTACTGAATATGAATAGCACCTCCCTCTGATCCCTATAATGATCCTATGCATCTAACTTTGCCTCCTAACCCCCACTCCTGAATGTTACTCAAACAATTATCTAGTCCAagctctatttttcttctttgacagATCTATATTCTTATTGATTAACTCATCTGTGCCTACCCATCTTGCAGAATTCATTTTATACCCTTCTGTAAATCTTGCCTGTTTGTTTAAATTTCTTGACATTGCATATATGTCAGTGTAGCAATGTCTATAGGTTACTACTTGCTGTCACGATGTCACTGGCCCATAATTTTTTATAGTCATGCATTCTTACTTATAACACTTTTTGCATTGTGTCTTTTGAATAGTTCTCCATTGCTAGCACATTTATGCCTGATATACTACTCTCTGTTGCTCAGTGGTGTGACTTCTTAACTTTATTTGATAAAAGTAAAAACTCAGTATAGTAGGCCAAAAGTGAATTTCCCCTGGAAATAGTGGATTTACCATAATTTGAcatcttcaaacaaaggctgaaTGGACTTATTGGAAAATAATTACATAGGGGATGCTGTACACATAGACTATTGATGAACTGTTACTTATGGTCTTTGAAAATCATGGAGACTGAGAGAATTATCACAAGATCAAAGAGGGGCAAATTCTATTAGTTTTCAAAATTAGGAAACAATATTCTTCAAGCTATAGGGTGGTGATTTTGActacaattccttaaaaaacattCAAGAATGCATTAGGAAGTATGAGTTTTGTTACATGGGCACAATTATTTCAAGAAGTGAGAGAAGTCAAATATTTTGTACTTCTATAAAATTTGCCTTGTGTTTCCCCTTGTgtaaatgcctttcacatcctgAATGACCTCATGTATGGAATGCAGTAATGTTGaagaataaaaggggaaattCGATTATGGTGCCTCATGAGATCTTCCAGATAGGTGGAAACAAGCCTAGAGAGAATTTGATGGGTAGTGGCTCTCAGCTGATAGATCAAGCAAAAATCTGCCTAAAGTTCTACAATTTTGGTGCTGAGGTGAATTTCTCTAGCACCTTCTTCAAAGCTCCCAGTACATCTTTATTCCTTAGGCTATAGATCAAGGGGTTCAGGGCTGGAGTAATAATGATATAGAACATAGAAAGGATATTATCCTGCTGTggactgtggtaagcactgggcAAGACATACATGAACACAGCAGGTCCATAGTAGAGTCCGACCACTGTCAGATGAGATGAACAGGTAAGGAGAGCTTTCTGTCTCCCCTGTTTTGAGGGCATGTTAAACACAGCAGTCAAGACTAGTGTATAGGAGGCAAGGATAGCAGAGAGAGGGATGAGGAGGAATGCCACACCCATTAAGTATAACATGAACTGATACTTTGTGGTGTCAGCACATGCCAGTTTCAGCAAAGCAGGGATCTCACAGAGAAGGTGGCTTATCTCCCGGCTTCTACAGAAAGGCAAGTGCATAGTGTATGTGGTATGTACAAGGGCATTCATGAATGCCACCAGCCAGGATGTGGCCACCATAGACCAACAAACTTTTGGTCTCATAAAGACCATATACTGCAGGGGATGTCGAATGGCTACATAGCGATCATATGACATGAAAGCCAACAGGGTATCTTCAGCACCTCCAATTGTCAGTATCAGAAATATCTGAAAACCACAGCCAGAGAAGGAGATGGTGCTCTGTCCACGCAAGTAATCCACAAATGTTTTGGGA from Notamacropus eugenii isolate mMacEug1 chromosome 1, mMacEug1.pri_v2, whole genome shotgun sequence includes these protein-coding regions:
- the LOC140527476 gene encoding olfactory receptor 2AG1-like, which codes for MELWNTTMENSFILIGILQDSKHPGLVCATITFLYLLAVISNGLLLLLIAMDKRLHVPMYFLLSQLSLMDLLYTTIISPKTFVDYLRGQSTISFSGCGFQIFLILTIGGAEDTLLAFMSYDRYVAIRHPLQYMVFMRPKVCWSMVATSWLVAFMNALVHTTYTMHLPFCRSREISHLLCEIPALLKLACADTTKYQFMLYLMGVAFLLIPLSAILASYTLVLTAVFNMPSKQGRQKALLTCSSHLTVVGLYYGPAVFMYVLPSAYHSPQQDNILSMFYIIITPALNPLIYSLRNKDVLGALKKVLEKFTSAPKL